One Lytechinus variegatus isolate NC3 chromosome 14, Lvar_3.0, whole genome shotgun sequence genomic region harbors:
- the LOC121428170 gene encoding uncharacterized protein LOC121428170 — protein MAEPEPEISVEPETHVEPEPNVEPEPNIEPEPTAEPGMFGEPEPTAEPGMFGEPESNTEPEIFGEPGPDVNDDGPNDHLFGNQTPDAEPQYDFSSTLGIWWDLHCYGLGTIFLFIAIFAVRSTILMLRRKQGRVSTTKPFLLFVNILVVILCLLRALYLFVNPYNVSGFFPVVVNNILFNIPFPCMTTCFAMILWVFREVGQVKLTVQSRSRSLRVLLTIAATHLGLVIIASAIIELTRNEILLIVMCHGFFVVWELFLCCSAIVLMYRISKAIKETGKTLVSISTRGRSPTHKDNKNDENMNKRKVEESMDGNCDKSSSDRTLDNTYDKIKISNTKLTNPYIRPIDENPDEKLDYKVSKASLKQQLDPALLDVGTMEEVTKKTSTNGNCDCINSLASGPSKPIRSTVFGAARNFLFSLSRCGSSRDKMEMNDTKGLSVVSSESFATSKDGDSLKTTDHRPSSSNCDSKNTMDMKIHQDSDHKLSFDQRQSIETKQTGPSGQLKHPQRGNSRSAHSTSTDMGKRARLTRKVTRITVVTTLTSCIAAILNIFFVLSVFPGTHILKNSEYWLFVFYNCFRVTEIAMACVILYFVAQPMPKSRTQARSTVKK, from the exons ATGGCTGAGCCAGAACCGGAAATCAGCGTTGAGCCAGAAACCCATGTTGAGCCTGAGCCTAACGTTGAGCCTGAACCCAACATAGAGCCAGAACCCACCGCAGAGCCTGGAATGTTTGGAGAGCCAGAACCCACCGCAGAGCCTGGAATGTTTGGAGAGCCAGAATCCAACACAGAGCCTGAAATCTTTGGAGAGCCAGGTCCTGATGTCAACGATGATGGACCAAATGATCATCTCTTTGGTAACCAGACGCCAGATGCAGAACCGCAGTATGACTTTTCCAGCACCCTTGGAATCTGGTGGGATCTTCACTGCTATGGACTAGGGACAATCTTCTTGTTCATTGCCATCTTCGCTGTCAGATCAACCATCCTCATGCTACGCAGAAAGCAGGGCAGAGTATCCACCACCAAACCGTTCCTCCTGTTCGTCAACATCCTAGTGGTGATTCTTTGTCTGCTCAGGGCGCTCTATCTCTTTGTAAATCCCTACAATGTGTCGGGATTTTTTCCAGTGGTAGTCAACAATATTCTCTTCAATATCCCGTTCCCATGTATGACGACTTGCTTCGCGATGATCCTGTGGGTGTTTCGTGAAGTCGGACAGGTCAAACTGACTGTGCAATCCCGCAGCAGGAGCTTGAGGGTGCTTTTGACCATAGCCGCCACTCACCTAGGTTTGGTGATCATCGCCAGCGCAATAATCGAACTTACGCGGAATGAGATCTTGTTAATTGTGATGTGCCATGGGTTCTTCGTCGTCTGGGAACTATTTCTCTGCTGTTCTGCAATCGTTTTGATGTACAGAATCAGCAAGGCGATCAAGGAGACGGGGAAAACTCTGGTCAGTATTTCAACAAGAGGACGTTCGCCAACTCACAAAGACAACAAGAATGATGAGAACATGAACAAACGTAAAGTGGAAGAGTCAATGGATGGAAACTGTGACAAATCGTCTTCTGATCGAACTCTTGACAATACTTatgacaaaatcaaaatcagcaATACAAAACTTACAAATCCATATATTAGGCCTATTGATGAGAACCCCGATGAAAAGCTTGATTACAAAGTCAGTAAAGCCTCCCTTAAGCAACAGCTTGATCCTGCTTTGTTGGATGTCGGGACAATGGAAGAAGTCACCAAAAAGACAAGCACTAACGGAAATTGCGACTGCATAAATTCTCTTGCTTCCGGTCCTAGTAAACCTATTCGGTCAACAGTGTTCGGCGCTGCAAGAAACTTCCTCTTTTCCCTCTCTCGATGTGGCAGCAGCCGAGAcaagatggaaatgaatgacACCAAAGGACTCTCCGTCGTGTCATCTGAATCTTTTGCCACTTCAAAAGATGGCGACTCCCTTAAAACTACGGATCACCGACCAAGTAGTTCCAATTGTGACTCCAAGAATACAATGGACATGAAAATACACCAGGACTCTGATCACAAGCTGTCCTTCGACCAGAGACAGAGCATCGAAACCAAGCAAACTGGACCTTCGGGACAACTAAAGCACCCTCAACGAGGCAACAGTCGTTCAGCTCATTCTACCTCGACAGACATGGGCAAGAGAGCGAGACTGACGAGGAAGGTCACCCGTATCACTGTGGTTACTACTTTGACAAGTTGCATCGCAGCCATCCTCAACATTTTCTTCGTCTTGTCTGTGTTTCCCGGTACCCACATCTTGAAGAATTCCGAATATTGGCTGTTTGTCTTCTATAACTGCTTCAG GGTCACTGAGATTGCTATGGCTTGTGTCATACTCTACTTTGTAGCTCAACCCATGCCCAAATCAAGGACACAGGCAAGATCAACTGTGAAGAAATAA